One part of the Paenibacillus silvisoli genome encodes these proteins:
- a CDS encoding YitT family protein, with translation MRTSRTAAFTLISALLIAFGFNQLLIPHQMISGGVSGITMIAGYATGLNIGWLYFILNVPILVWGWRVLGIRFVGWSSVSVVATTLFMQLIPDKPLVADLTLGAVFGGVIVGFGSGLALREGTSSGGFDIVAAIITRKRDISMGMLIFGMNGTVIAALGLLTKNWDIALFSLLSIFTTGKIIDLIHIKHVKVTAFIITCETEAMRTALIPLYRGVTVMKTRGGYTNEEKDMLMTVTTRFELNQLRKIIANTDPRAFVNIVETVGVMGDFRKPSP, from the coding sequence ATGAGAACTTCACGAACCGCAGCATTCACATTGATCAGCGCCTTGCTGATCGCATTCGGCTTTAACCAGCTGCTGATTCCGCACCAAATGATCAGCGGCGGCGTTTCCGGTATCACGATGATTGCAGGCTATGCAACCGGGCTGAATATCGGCTGGCTTTATTTTATTCTAAACGTACCTATTTTAGTCTGGGGCTGGCGCGTGCTTGGCATTCGGTTTGTCGGCTGGAGTTCGGTTTCCGTCGTTGCGACGACGCTCTTCATGCAGCTGATTCCGGACAAGCCGCTGGTAGCGGATTTGACGCTCGGCGCCGTGTTCGGCGGCGTCATCGTCGGCTTCGGAAGCGGACTGGCCCTCCGCGAAGGCACCTCGTCCGGCGGCTTCGACATCGTTGCGGCGATCATTACGCGCAAGCGGGATATTTCGATGGGCATGCTGATCTTCGGCATGAACGGTACCGTCATCGCGGCGCTCGGCCTGCTTACGAAAAACTGGGACATTGCCCTGTTCTCCCTGCTGTCGATTTTCACGACGGGCAAAATTATCGACCTCATACATATCAAGCATGTCAAGGTCACCGCCTTCATCATTACATGCGAGACGGAAGCGATGCGAACCGCATTGATTCCGTTATACCGCGGCGTTACGGTCATGAAAACCCGCGGCGGGTATACCAACGAGGAAAAAGATATGCTCATGACGGTGACGACCCGCTTCGAGCTGAACCAGCTGCGCAAAATCATCGCCAATACCGACCCTCGCGCGTTCGTCAATATCGTGGAGACGGTCGGCGTTATGGGAGATTTCCGCAAACCGTCCCCATAA
- a CDS encoding DEAD/DEAH box helicase — protein sequence MKTFAEFGLEPKVLQAITELGFEESTPIQSKAIPIALTGSDMIGQAQTGTGKTAAFGIPLVNKIPVTEDRIVALIMTPTRELAIQVSEEIGKLTRYKGLRSLPIYGGQEIGRQIRALKKRPQIIIGTPGRLLDHINRKTIKLDDVQTVILDEADEMLDMGFMEDITSILSLVPENRQTMLFSATMPPNIRKLADQFLKNPEHVSVIPTQVSAPTIDQAYIEVHERQKFDALSRLLDMESPELAIIFGRTKRRVDELSEALQKRGYSADGLHGDLSQNQRDNVMRKFRDGSIDVLVATDVAARGLDVSGVSHVINFDLPQDPESYVHRIGRTGRAGKEGTAWSFVTPRELDHMHFIEKVTRHKIAKKPLPSIAEAIEGKQRVTAERIIDAMESESVSEFKAIAIQLLEQYDSVNLLAAAIKLITGEKKDVNIELTPEDPIRAKKRRPDVRTNGRRFSGGPFGGGNRTGSGPRGRGEGGRGGYSGGGGGYNRDRDRGGSSGSGGSGSYNRDRDGGKGRGAYSGSGETRRSRPSADE from the coding sequence TTGAAAACATTTGCTGAATTCGGCTTGGAACCAAAGGTTCTTCAAGCCATTACCGAGCTTGGATTTGAGGAATCGACTCCAATCCAATCGAAAGCCATTCCCATTGCGCTTACCGGCTCCGACATGATCGGCCAAGCTCAAACAGGAACGGGCAAAACGGCCGCCTTCGGTATTCCGCTGGTCAATAAAATCCCAGTGACCGAAGACCGTATCGTCGCGTTAATCATGACGCCGACCCGTGAGCTTGCTATTCAAGTTTCGGAAGAAATCGGAAAGCTTACTCGTTACAAAGGCTTGCGTTCGCTGCCGATTTATGGCGGACAAGAGATCGGCCGTCAAATCCGCGCTTTGAAGAAACGTCCTCAAATCATTATCGGAACGCCTGGCCGCCTGCTCGACCACATTAACCGTAAAACGATCAAGCTGGACGACGTCCAGACGGTCATTTTGGACGAAGCGGACGAAATGCTGGATATGGGCTTTATGGAAGATATTACTTCCATTCTTTCCCTCGTGCCGGAAAATCGTCAAACGATGCTGTTCTCGGCAACGATGCCGCCGAACATCCGCAAGCTGGCTGACCAATTCTTGAAAAACCCTGAGCATGTATCGGTTATCCCGACGCAAGTCAGCGCCCCGACAATCGATCAAGCTTACATCGAAGTGCATGAGCGCCAGAAGTTCGACGCGCTTAGCCGTTTGCTCGATATGGAATCGCCTGAACTTGCCATCATCTTTGGTCGTACCAAACGTCGGGTAGACGAGCTGAGCGAGGCACTCCAGAAGCGCGGCTATTCCGCGGACGGCCTACACGGCGACTTGTCCCAGAACCAGCGTGACAACGTCATGCGCAAATTCCGCGACGGCAGCATCGACGTGCTCGTAGCTACCGACGTAGCGGCGCGCGGTCTGGACGTTTCGGGCGTATCGCACGTTATCAACTTCGACTTGCCGCAAGATCCTGAGAGCTATGTACACCGGATCGGCCGTACGGGCCGTGCAGGTAAAGAAGGTACGGCGTGGTCGTTCGTAACGCCGCGCGAGCTGGATCACATGCACTTCATCGAGAAGGTAACGCGCCACAAAATCGCGAAGAAGCCGCTGCCAAGCATCGCGGAAGCGATTGAAGGCAAGCAGCGCGTAACGGCGGAGCGCATCATCGATGCGATGGAAAGCGAGTCGGTTAGCGAGTTCAAGGCGATTGCGATCCAATTGCTGGAGCAATACGACTCCGTTAATCTTCTGGCAGCCGCGATCAAGCTGATCACTGGCGAGAAGAAAGACGTGAACATCGAGCTGACGCCGGAAGATCCGATTCGCGCGAAGAAGCGCAGACCGGATGTCCGTACGAACGGTCGCCGTTTCTCCGGCGGTCCATTCGGCGGCGGCAACCGCACAGGCAGCGGCCCGCGCGGCCGCGGCGAAGGCGGCCGTGGCGGTTACAGCGGCGGCGGCGGCGGTTACAACCGTGATCGCGACCGTGGCGGCTCCAGCGGCTCCGGCGGCTCCGGCAGCTACAACCGCGACCGTGACGGCGGCAAAGGCCGCGGCGCATACAGCGGCAGCGGCGAAACGCGCCGTTCCCGTCCATCTGCTGACGAATAA
- a CDS encoding YjcZ family sporulation protein translates to MSAYAGHGNTTSAAILLVLFILLVIVICGMC, encoded by the coding sequence GTGAGCGCTTATGCAGGTCATGGTAATACGACGTCCGCTGCGATTCTTCTGGTTTTGTTCATCCTGCTCGTCATCGTAATTTGCGGAATGTGCTAA
- a CDS encoding YesL family protein, giving the protein MEMRGMMGGFYKISEWIMRLSVTNVLWIVCSLPFIFLLSPVLFAENSDQMVSSFILAGVVAPFTLFPATAAMFAVARKWVMGEVDAPLLRTFFRNYKDSYKQSMIGGILYVVLFTILIVDFRVYLVKLQSFQLVSYLFIALLALLGVSLFNFFSMVVHYHMKTLQLIKNALLITIGRPLRSLSTVVMCGFVIYISFSSPKLMFLVPFFTGSVVAMIAFWNFYAIYTKLQLQAEKAAEARAEEERLRLEEEAALLPHAEDGQTSIK; this is encoded by the coding sequence ATGGAAATGAGAGGCATGATGGGCGGGTTTTACAAAATCTCGGAATGGATTATGCGCTTATCGGTAACGAACGTGCTTTGGATTGTTTGTTCCTTGCCGTTTATTTTTCTGCTGTCCCCCGTGCTGTTCGCGGAAAATAGCGATCAGATGGTCAGTTCCTTCATCTTAGCCGGCGTCGTGGCTCCATTCACGCTGTTTCCGGCAACGGCGGCGATGTTCGCGGTCGCGCGCAAGTGGGTCATGGGAGAAGTGGACGCGCCGCTTCTGCGCACGTTCTTCCGGAATTACAAAGACAGCTACAAGCAAAGCATGATCGGCGGCATTTTGTATGTGGTGCTGTTCACGATTCTAATCGTCGATTTCCGGGTATATCTAGTTAAGCTGCAATCGTTCCAACTCGTTTCGTACCTGTTTATCGCGCTCTTGGCGCTGCTTGGCGTATCGCTGTTTAATTTCTTCTCGATGGTCGTACATTACCACATGAAGACGCTGCAGCTGATCAAGAACGCGCTGCTGATTACGATCGGCCGTCCGCTTCGTTCGCTGTCGACCGTCGTGATGTGCGGCTTCGTCATCTATATCAGCTTTAGCTCGCCTAAGCTGATGTTCCTCGTTCCGTTCTTTACGGGCAGCGTCGTTGCGATGATCGCCTTCTGGAACTTCTACGCGATCTATACGAAGCTTCAGCTTCAGGCGGAGAAAGCGGCCGAGGCGAGAGCGGAAGAAGAGCGTCTGCGGTTGGAAGAGGAAGCGGCATTGCTCCCGCATGCAGAAGACGGTCAAACCTCCATAAAATAG
- a CDS encoding DUF1499 domain-containing protein: MSLKRSLIGLLRSHELTGDKAKDPLLKSHYYKLSREKAWEEVVSTLKKMQGYKVLHEVQSVGEIVLEKRTVTGRTMDITVSVISVNPVTAAVDIYSASRGSFGDLGSNYRIILDIYRTLDKKLAQYKTTGI, translated from the coding sequence TTGTCTTTGAAGCGGTCCTTAATCGGGTTGCTGCGCAGTCACGAATTGACTGGCGATAAAGCGAAAGATCCGTTACTGAAATCCCATTATTACAAGTTGTCCAGGGAGAAGGCGTGGGAAGAGGTTGTCTCCACACTAAAGAAGATGCAAGGCTACAAGGTTCTTCATGAAGTGCAGAGCGTCGGCGAAATCGTGCTTGAGAAACGAACGGTTACCGGCCGTACGATGGATATTACCGTATCCGTCATTAGCGTAAATCCGGTTACAGCTGCGGTTGACATTTATTCCGCGTCGCGCGGTTCTTTCGGAGACTTGGGCTCCAACTATCGGATCATTCTTGATATTTACCGGACTCTCGATAAGAAGCTGGCTCAGTACAAAACGACCGGCATATAA
- the tpx gene encoding thiol peroxidase has protein sequence MAQERTGVATLKGNPLTLIGPELKVGDQAPDFQLNKSLVEVVSLKDFAGKVKLVSVVPSIDTGVCDAQTRRFNEEAANFGDNVVVLTVSVDLPFAQARWCGAAGVDKVVMLSDYKNNNFGEAYGVLIKDLNLDMRAIFVIDGNDTIQYAEVLGEMTEHPNYENALNALKALV, from the coding sequence ATGGCTCAAGAACGTACAGGCGTTGCTACACTGAAGGGCAACCCGCTTACTCTGATTGGCCCTGAACTGAAAGTCGGTGACCAAGCGCCTGACTTCCAACTGAACAAATCGCTCGTTGAAGTCGTATCCTTGAAAGATTTTGCCGGCAAAGTAAAGCTTGTCAGCGTAGTGCCTTCCATCGATACAGGCGTTTGCGACGCGCAAACTCGCCGTTTCAATGAAGAAGCCGCTAACTTTGGCGACAACGTTGTCGTATTGACGGTGAGCGTAGACCTTCCGTTCGCTCAAGCTCGCTGGTGCGGCGCTGCAGGCGTGGATAAAGTCGTTATGCTTTCCGACTACAAAAACAACAACTTCGGCGAAGCTTACGGCGTATTGATCAAGGATCTTAACCTTGATATGCGCGCCATCTTCGTAATCGACGGCAACGACACGATTCAATACGCGGAAGTGCTTGGCGAAATGACGGAGCACCCGAACTACGAGAATGCGCTTAATGCACTGAAAGCACTCGTATAA
- a CDS encoding rhomboid family intramembrane serine protease, with the protein MIFLRYESFRSYLRLYPVTAAIIAINLIVYILDHFVYDGALLDKGLFYSYKQENYFSLEEPWRYVTSQFLHLDLSHLFFNMFAILVFAPPLERMLGHVKYLVFYLLCGIVGNLFSAIADSATAGAGASGAIYGVYGAFLYLALMKRSMDPDSRKTVYTILIFGILYSFFVPGIGIWAHIGGLFAGFVLGYAYDWYMIKKSKRRNHP; encoded by the coding sequence ATGATCTTTCTTCGCTATGAAAGCTTCCGCAGCTACCTGCGGCTCTATCCGGTAACGGCGGCTATAATCGCGATTAACCTGATTGTATATATTCTGGATCACTTTGTGTATGATGGTGCCTTGCTGGACAAGGGGCTGTTTTATAGCTACAAACAGGAAAATTACTTTTCGCTCGAAGAGCCTTGGCGCTATGTAACGTCGCAGTTTCTTCATCTGGATCTGTCGCATCTCTTCTTCAATATGTTCGCGATCCTCGTGTTTGCGCCGCCGCTTGAGCGGATGCTGGGCCATGTGAAGTATTTGGTGTTCTACCTGCTATGCGGCATCGTCGGCAACCTGTTCAGCGCGATCGCGGACTCCGCGACGGCTGGAGCAGGGGCCTCGGGCGCCATCTATGGCGTGTACGGCGCTTTTCTATACCTGGCCCTGATGAAGCGCTCGATGGACCCGGATTCGCGGAAGACGGTCTACACGATCTTGATTTTCGGCATCCTGTATTCGTTCTTCGTGCCGGGGATCGGCATATGGGCGCATATTGGCGGGTTGTTCGCAGGCTTCGTCCTGGGGTATGCGTACGATTGGTATATGATCAAGAAAAGCAAACGCCGAAATCATCCATAA
- a CDS encoding LysR family transcriptional regulator codes for MELRQLYYFVKVAKKEHVTKAAEELHVAQSAVSRQIHQLEEELGAKLFLQKGRNLQLTPVGALFLKRAEVILADLERSVVEIQEFLDPEKGEIRLGFPHSLGISLIPEVVAAFRKLNPNVKFRFKQGMFPSLIQDVRKGEVDLAFVSPCPESHPHVTGQIVLTEELFAILPPTHPLAEEEAIDLIQLKDEMFVLFSEGYSLRPIVWDACLSAGFTPQIGFEGEETDTIRGLVAAGMGVSLLPEMALYASGPLKPAKVRVKSPNVMRTIGLIYRSNEKLPPVAKSFQRFLLDFFACSRFQKK; via the coding sequence GTGGAGCTTCGTCAATTATATTATTTCGTCAAGGTGGCCAAGAAGGAGCATGTCACGAAAGCAGCCGAGGAGCTGCACGTGGCGCAATCCGCGGTCAGCCGGCAAATCCATCAGCTCGAGGAGGAGCTCGGCGCGAAGCTGTTTCTGCAGAAGGGGAGAAATCTGCAGCTGACGCCGGTCGGGGCGCTGTTTCTGAAGCGCGCGGAAGTGATCTTAGCCGACCTGGAACGGTCCGTAGTGGAAATTCAAGAATTTCTCGATCCCGAGAAGGGGGAGATTCGGCTTGGGTTTCCGCACAGTCTGGGCATCTCGTTGATCCCGGAGGTCGTGGCGGCGTTCCGGAAGCTCAATCCGAACGTGAAGTTCCGCTTCAAGCAGGGGATGTTCCCTTCGTTGATCCAGGACGTCAGGAAAGGCGAGGTGGACTTGGCTTTCGTCTCGCCTTGCCCGGAGAGCCATCCGCATGTCACCGGCCAGATCGTGCTGACGGAGGAGCTGTTCGCGATATTGCCGCCGACCCATCCGCTTGCGGAGGAGGAGGCGATCGATTTGATCCAGCTCAAGGACGAAATGTTCGTCCTCTTCAGCGAAGGCTACTCGCTCCGCCCGATCGTATGGGATGCCTGCCTCTCGGCCGGCTTTACGCCGCAAATCGGGTTTGAAGGCGAAGAGACCGACACGATTCGCGGCCTTGTGGCGGCCGGCATGGGCGTCAGCCTGCTCCCCGAGATGGCGCTGTATGCGTCAGGTCCCCTCAAACCGGCAAAGGTTCGCGTTAAGTCACCGAATGTGATGCGGACGATCGGACTTATCTATCGCTCGAATGAAAAGCTGCCGCCGGTGGCGAAGTCGTTTCAACGGTTTTTGCTCGATTTCTTCGCGTGCAGCCGGTTCCAGAAGAAATAG
- a CDS encoding peptidoglycan D,D-transpeptidase FtsI family protein, whose amino-acid sequence MSAERRRSRQRRIFILLIGLSAVTLLFILRIGWLQLMPAAPASASSVDWKQESVAQRERELVLDTGRGDFYDRKGLPLTGETYEALAVFPLQMKARTSEPDELPKLASTLGVRSAELEQWMRGLKEPSFWRKNKDDEPHRLTAAELRAIRKLQINGVRVLPYRNRYLAASSLKHAIGYISQHPELLRADYGERLEEHTMRLTDQTGGSGLERSFDRLLQGTGPTTVSYFTDGTDKPLHGLDWRLTGPNNPYYPVKVKTTMDLALQNRLEKYVDGKRLKEGALVVLDAENGDIVSMISRPQLPQAASIDAAGTDAANHAVRAVTPGSIFKLVTEAAALEARVTDEREHFTCNGEYGRYGLHCWLRGGHGEVTLEEALAGSCNVVFATLAERLSARQLLVAADQLGIGRQIGWSSNGKAFAPLGKPLRQFPEEEAGKVLAELSTVRDGGQLAQTGIGQRDTLVSPLQAANLVVTLLHDGRVFEPRLASEIRYANGQVLAKLPVHTAESQYGRIHADTARTLLRGMEAVVAYGTAQGIREGSWAVAGKSGTAQIRREGRERVNQWFIGYGPVKRPRYAVAVLSENRTPGTSNQAAALFRGVMDILAAAESKTEAESDSSSRR is encoded by the coding sequence GTGAGTGCAGAACGACGGCGCAGCAGACAGCGGCGAATATTCATCTTATTGATTGGACTAAGCGCGGTCACGCTGCTTTTTATATTGCGAATCGGATGGCTGCAGCTCATGCCCGCTGCGCCTGCAAGCGCGAGCAGCGTTGACTGGAAGCAGGAATCCGTCGCGCAGCGGGAGCGGGAGCTCGTGCTCGATACGGGGCGCGGCGATTTCTACGATCGCAAGGGGCTGCCGCTTACCGGGGAAACGTATGAGGCGCTGGCCGTTTTTCCGCTGCAGATGAAGGCGCGTACAAGCGAGCCGGACGAGCTGCCGAAGCTAGCTTCGACGCTCGGCGTTCGATCCGCTGAGCTGGAGCAGTGGATGCGCGGCTTAAAGGAGCCCTCCTTCTGGAGGAAGAACAAGGATGATGAGCCGCATCGGCTGACGGCTGCGGAGCTTCGAGCGATCCGGAAGCTGCAAATCAACGGCGTGCGCGTACTGCCATACCGGAACCGCTATTTGGCCGCATCGAGCTTGAAGCATGCGATCGGTTATATTAGTCAGCATCCGGAGCTGCTTCGCGCCGACTATGGGGAGCGGCTTGAGGAGCATACGATGCGCTTGACCGATCAAACGGGCGGATCAGGTCTTGAACGTTCCTTCGATCGGCTGCTCCAAGGGACGGGGCCGACGACGGTTTCTTATTTTACGGACGGTACGGACAAGCCTTTGCATGGACTGGATTGGCGGCTTACAGGCCCGAACAATCCGTATTATCCGGTCAAAGTGAAGACGACGATGGACCTCGCGCTGCAAAATCGATTGGAGAAGTACGTGGACGGCAAGCGTCTGAAGGAAGGCGCGCTCGTCGTGCTGGATGCGGAGAACGGCGACATTGTGTCGATGATTTCGCGGCCTCAGCTCCCGCAGGCGGCTTCCATTGACGCAGCGGGAACGGATGCGGCCAATCATGCGGTTAGGGCGGTAACGCCAGGCTCCATTTTCAAGCTGGTCACGGAGGCGGCGGCGCTTGAAGCTCGCGTGACGGATGAACGGGAGCATTTCACGTGCAACGGCGAGTATGGGCGATACGGCTTGCATTGCTGGCTGCGCGGCGGGCATGGGGAAGTGACGCTGGAGGAAGCGCTGGCAGGCTCCTGCAATGTCGTGTTCGCGACGTTAGCTGAGCGGCTTAGCGCCAGACAGCTCCTTGTTGCCGCGGATCAGCTGGGAATCGGCCGGCAAATCGGCTGGAGCAGCAATGGCAAGGCATTTGCGCCGCTAGGCAAGCCGCTCCGGCAATTCCCGGAGGAGGAAGCGGGTAAAGTGCTTGCAGAGCTTTCGACGGTTCGTGACGGCGGACAGCTGGCTCAAACGGGCATCGGCCAGCGGGACACGCTGGTATCGCCTCTGCAGGCGGCGAATCTTGTCGTCACCTTGCTGCATGATGGACGCGTTTTCGAGCCTCGGCTGGCGAGTGAAATTCGTTACGCGAACGGCCAAGTTCTGGCGAAGCTGCCCGTACATACAGCGGAATCGCAATATGGGCGGATTCATGCGGACACGGCGCGTACGCTGCTGCGCGGTATGGAAGCGGTCGTAGCGTATGGAACGGCTCAGGGGATTCGTGAAGGAAGCTGGGCAGTTGCCGGCAAGTCCGGTACCGCCCAGATCCGAAGGGAAGGCAGGGAGCGGGTGAATCAGTGGTTTATCGGGTACGGCCCGGTTAAGCGGCCGCGCTACGCGGTTGCGGTATTATCGGAAAACCGCACACCGGGGACATCCAATCAAGCCGCGGCTTTATTTAGAGGCGTTATGGATATTTTGGCGGCGGCTGAATCGAAAACGGAAGCGGAATCGGACAGCTCAAGCAGGCGTTAA
- a CDS encoding AI-2E family transporter yields the protein MLSFYRKYWRTAFDIALIVLTVYLIMLVFSYVYRIATPIFLSFIIFMFIEPPARWLQRLGMKKSIAAGISVLIFTLVIVGAFVGAGFVVTSQVTGLASNLDKYQDILVDQFQKNAALLEDKVQALPLPPDVVDKAEEIFGYITNWGSNLAVTFLLALGGYLKSFSTFMINFAIGIILAYFLSLEIVEWRKLAREKTPNTFKKAFLFLRENVFSGIAGYLKAQGKLISITFIVIFAALLVLGVSNAFSIALLSAFFDVLPLLGVGTVFIPWIIYLFIVGNTTLGIWLSILFLFVVLTRQILEPKITGDTLGVSAFTMLAFMIISLSLFGIAGVILSPILMILIKALYDQRYFHRWIRMPKGEFDHQPAAAEPDKLAD from the coding sequence ATGCTTTCCTTCTACCGCAAATATTGGCGCACCGCATTCGATATCGCATTGATTGTACTGACTGTCTATCTTATTATGCTTGTTTTCAGTTATGTATACCGGATTGCGACGCCGATATTCCTTTCCTTTATTATTTTTATGTTTATCGAACCGCCTGCGCGGTGGCTGCAGCGGCTCGGCATGAAGAAATCGATCGCGGCCGGCATTTCCGTCCTTATCTTCACGCTCGTCATCGTCGGCGCATTCGTCGGTGCCGGGTTCGTCGTAACGTCGCAAGTCACGGGGCTTGCATCGAACTTGGACAAGTATCAGGACATCCTCGTCGATCAGTTCCAGAAGAACGCTGCGCTGCTCGAAGACAAAGTACAAGCGCTGCCGCTTCCGCCCGACGTTGTCGATAAAGCCGAGGAGATTTTCGGTTACATCACGAATTGGGGATCAAATTTGGCGGTTACGTTCCTGCTCGCGCTCGGCGGTTACTTAAAGTCATTTTCGACGTTCATGATCAACTTTGCCATCGGCATCATTCTGGCCTATTTCCTCAGTCTGGAAATTGTTGAATGGCGGAAGCTGGCGAGGGAGAAGACGCCGAATACGTTCAAGAAGGCGTTCCTGTTTCTGCGGGAAAATGTTTTCTCGGGAATCGCGGGCTACCTGAAAGCGCAAGGCAAGCTGATCAGCATCACGTTCATCGTCATCTTCGCAGCGCTGCTGGTGCTTGGGGTATCCAACGCCTTCTCGATCGCTTTGCTATCGGCATTCTTCGATGTGCTGCCGCTGCTTGGCGTCGGTACCGTGTTTATTCCGTGGATTATATACCTGTTTATCGTCGGAAACACGACGCTCGGCATTTGGCTCAGCATCCTATTCCTGTTCGTCGTGCTGACGCGTCAAATTCTCGAGCCTAAGATTACGGGCGATACGCTCGGCGTATCCGCCTTTACGATGCTGGCGTTCATGATTATTTCGCTCTCGCTCTTCGGCATCGCCGGCGTCATTTTGTCGCCGATCCTGATGATTCTGATCAAAGCGCTCTACGATCAGCGGTATTTCCACCGGTGGATTCGAATGCCGAAGGGCGAATTCGATCATCAGCCCGCAGCGGCGGAACCGGACAAGCTCGCGGATTAA
- a CDS encoding polysaccharide deacetylase family protein, whose protein sequence is MENFLLWGFYFLTFYAFLPGIISRTFGFRVFKRGRAEREIALTFDDGPDPVYTPQLLDLLKKYDAKATFFVVGIHAERHPELLKRMHDEGHVIGIHNYVHKSNWLMRPGTVKKQIHRTSEIIRKATGVRSAYYRPPWGIVNLFDFSNLGYLQIILWSALFGDWRKRVGAERLQKRMMKKLRPGEVLLLHDCGDTFGADEEAPANMLIALEAFLQAGRERDYRFIHITEMIALTDQQRGKAKAPATHSWPKRAMIACWMGWERLFNLVFRVKSGGDDSIFHVRLVPYPGRTLELTDGRRIEHKDPVVELHFDNHKLLKMMTESRSMMHVAIMLIREVQKGMPKLAQQLAGNKEYEHAKGLYGVSMINRGAEQFGFSVLPIPKGLFDVSTRLYLKLLLRVLHPSGKKRLTEQGSRLDPRIIAMSMETFWERYGAEADLGSRWKAPKPKTFEAKLHQSARTGLAPTAYDNPNTAGAGEFTP, encoded by the coding sequence ATGGAAAACTTCCTGCTGTGGGGATTTTATTTTTTAACGTTTTACGCATTTTTACCCGGAATCATCAGTCGTACATTTGGTTTTCGCGTATTTAAACGGGGACGCGCGGAGCGGGAAATCGCCTTGACGTTCGACGACGGGCCCGATCCGGTTTACACGCCTCAATTGCTTGATTTATTGAAGAAATACGATGCGAAGGCAACGTTTTTTGTCGTCGGCATTCATGCGGAGCGTCATCCGGAGCTCCTGAAACGGATGCATGACGAAGGTCATGTAATCGGCATTCATAACTACGTGCACAAGTCCAATTGGCTGATGCGTCCGGGCACGGTGAAGAAGCAAATTCACCGCACATCGGAAATCATACGCAAGGCTACAGGCGTTCGTTCGGCTTATTACCGGCCGCCATGGGGCATCGTCAATTTGTTTGATTTCTCGAATCTGGGCTATCTTCAAATCATTCTATGGTCAGCTTTGTTCGGCGACTGGCGCAAGCGGGTTGGGGCCGAGCGGCTGCAGAAACGGATGATGAAGAAGCTTCGTCCCGGCGAGGTACTGCTGCTTCACGATTGCGGCGATACCTTCGGCGCGGATGAAGAAGCGCCGGCGAACATGCTCATTGCGCTTGAAGCTTTCCTGCAAGCGGGCCGCGAACGCGATTATCGTTTCATCCACATTACGGAAATGATCGCTCTGACGGATCAGCAGCGGGGCAAGGCGAAAGCGCCTGCAACGCACAGCTGGCCGAAACGGGCGATGATCGCGTGCTGGATGGGCTGGGAACGGCTGTTTAACCTCGTGTTCCGGGTCAAATCCGGCGGCGATGATTCCATCTTCCATGTGCGGCTCGTTCCTTATCCGGGACGGACGCTTGAGCTGACGGACGGCAGACGCATCGAGCACAAGGATCCGGTAGTGGAGCTTCACTTTGATAACCATAAGCTGCTGAAAATGATGACCGAGTCGCGCTCGATGATGCATGTGGCGATCATGCTCATTCGGGAAGTGCAGAAGGGGATGCCGAAGCTTGCCCAGCAGCTGGCGGGAAACAAAGAGTATGAGCATGCAAAAGGGCTTTACGGTGTCAGCATGATCAACCGCGGAGCGGAGCAGTTCGGATTTAGCGTGCTGCCCATTCCGAAAGGACTGTTCGACGTATCGACGCGGCTTTATTTGAAGCTTCTGCTGCGCGTGCTGCATCCTTCTGGCAAGAAGCGGTTGACCGAGCAAGGCTCGCGGCTCGATCCGCGCATCATCGCGATGTCGATGGAGACGTTCTGGGAGCGCTACGGAGCGGAAGCGGACTTGGGCTCGCGCTGGAAGGCGCCGAAGCCGAAGACGTTCGAAGCGAAGCTTCATCAAAGCGCGCGTACAGGGCTTGCCCCAACGGCGTACGATAATCCGAATACGGCAGGAGCGGGCGAGTTTACGCCGTAA